From a region of the Nitrospira sp. genome:
- the lptB gene encoding LPS export ABC transporter ATP-binding protein, which yields MTQSVHAEPGALVDSISARQGECLRATGLVKSFRSRKVVKGVAIEVYAGEVVGLLGPNGAGKTTIFDMMVGLCQPDEGEITFKGESVTNLPMYKRARRGIGYLPQESSVFRRLSVEHNVLAILEMLGYARHERSQRVDALLKELDLIHIRKSMAYALSGGERRRLEITRALATTPSFMLLDEPFAGIDPIAVADIQQIITRLKEKGIGILITDHNVQETLSIVDRAYIINEGLILESGPPEAIVQSETARAVYLGEQFKL from the coding sequence ATGACTCAGAGTGTTCACGCTGAGCCTGGCGCGCTCGTCGACTCGATCTCTGCACGGCAGGGGGAATGTTTGCGAGCCACGGGATTGGTGAAAAGTTTTCGTAGCCGTAAAGTCGTCAAGGGTGTCGCGATCGAAGTGTACGCGGGTGAGGTGGTAGGGCTTCTCGGTCCGAATGGGGCTGGGAAAACTACCATCTTCGACATGATGGTTGGTTTGTGTCAGCCCGATGAAGGAGAAATAACCTTCAAAGGGGAATCCGTCACCAACCTGCCGATGTATAAACGAGCGCGCCGGGGAATTGGGTATTTGCCACAGGAGTCATCCGTCTTTCGACGGCTTTCGGTGGAGCACAATGTCTTGGCGATTCTCGAAATGCTGGGGTATGCTCGTCACGAACGAAGCCAACGAGTGGATGCGTTGCTCAAGGAATTGGATCTCATCCATATTCGAAAGAGTATGGCCTATGCGCTTTCGGGGGGGGAGCGACGGCGTTTGGAAATTACGCGTGCATTGGCGACCACGCCGTCCTTTATGCTATTGGATGAGCCATTTGCAGGGATTGACCCCATAGCGGTAGCCGATATTCAACAGATCATCACACGATTGAAAGAGAAGGGGATCGGTATATTGATCACCGATCACAATGTGCAGGAAACGCTGTCGATCGTGGACCGGGCGTATATCATTAACGAAGGATTGATCCTGGAATCGGGGCCTCCCGAAGCGATCGTGCAGAGTGAGACTGCCCGAGCGGTCTATCTTGGGGAACAGTTTAAGTTATAG
- the rpoN gene encoding RNA polymerase factor sigma-54 — protein sequence MKLRLDLKLSQKLIMTPQLQQAIKLLQLSRLELQQSLTQHLMENPLLDEVQADVEEGDQLVNEEKAEETSTSTGQEQSAAAETPEERGSPEEFSASGWEEYFGRDRRNGESEYSSAQDDFPSYEQTVAKATSLEEHLLWQLSLSTLPERDKELGRLIIGNLDDDGYLRISLAEVIVGTSFTEAEAESVLKDIQTFDPTGVAARDLPECLLLQLGHLGRNPFGSLGSPPGALKGSIIESIVLHHLKDLEKKQYAKIAKALNVTVEEVFQATKIIGELEPKPGRPFTNTQNYVIVPDVFVVKNEGEWVVLLNDDGLPRMRISPYYKQLISSGQGGTPETKAYMDEKLRAAQWVIRSIEQRNRTIVKVVSSIVKFQEQFFDHGVQYLKPLVLKQVAEDIGMHESTISRVTANKYMYCPQGMLELKFFFNAGLQRADEPSGMHSSVSVRDMIKTMVAEEDAKRPLKDEEIAARLRHLGVLIARRTVAKYRAELNIPSASQRKRFF from the coding sequence ATGAAACTGCGTCTTGATCTAAAGCTCAGTCAAAAGTTAATCATGACGCCGCAACTGCAGCAGGCCATCAAGTTGTTGCAGCTGTCTCGCCTCGAATTGCAACAGAGCCTCACGCAACACCTTATGGAGAACCCTTTATTGGACGAGGTTCAAGCCGATGTAGAGGAAGGTGATCAGCTGGTCAATGAGGAAAAGGCTGAAGAAACCTCTACCTCGACGGGGCAGGAGCAGTCGGCTGCGGCTGAAACGCCGGAAGAGCGAGGGTCGCCGGAGGAATTTTCCGCTTCCGGGTGGGAAGAATACTTTGGCAGGGATCGGAGGAACGGCGAGTCCGAATATTCTTCAGCGCAAGACGACTTTCCCTCATACGAACAAACCGTGGCAAAGGCGACCTCTCTAGAAGAACATCTTCTCTGGCAATTGTCCCTGTCCACACTTCCTGAGCGAGACAAGGAGCTGGGTCGCTTGATCATCGGCAATCTCGATGACGACGGGTATCTTCGCATTTCGTTGGCTGAAGTGATTGTGGGAACCAGTTTCACTGAAGCCGAAGCAGAGTCCGTGCTCAAGGACATTCAGACTTTCGATCCGACCGGCGTCGCTGCGAGGGATCTTCCGGAATGCTTGCTGCTACAGCTGGGGCATTTAGGTCGAAACCCCTTCGGCTCGCTCGGATCACCTCCCGGAGCGCTGAAAGGATCCATTATTGAGAGCATCGTCCTGCATCATTTGAAGGACTTAGAAAAGAAGCAATATGCCAAGATTGCCAAGGCCTTGAACGTCACGGTTGAAGAAGTGTTTCAAGCCACTAAGATCATCGGAGAGCTCGAGCCCAAACCAGGGCGGCCGTTCACCAATACACAGAACTATGTCATCGTCCCCGATGTGTTTGTGGTTAAAAATGAAGGGGAGTGGGTTGTGCTGTTAAACGATGATGGACTGCCACGCATGAGGATCAGCCCATATTACAAGCAGCTCATTTCCTCGGGACAGGGCGGAACTCCGGAGACCAAAGCCTACATGGATGAAAAGTTGCGAGCTGCCCAGTGGGTTATCCGAAGCATTGAGCAGCGCAATAGGACGATCGTCAAAGTCGTTTCCAGTATCGTCAAGTTTCAGGAGCAATTTTTTGACCATGGCGTACAATATCTCAAGCCATTGGTTCTCAAGCAGGTGGCCGAAGATATCGGGATGCACGAATCGACGATCAGCCGTGTGACGGCTAACAAATATATGTATTGCCCGCAAGGTATGTTGGAGCTCAAGTTCTTCTTCAATGCCGGGCTCCAACGAGCCGATGAGCCTTCGGGGATGCATTCTTCCGTTTCCGTCAGAGACATGATTAAGACAATGGTGGCTGAAGAGGATGCCAAGCGTCCGTTGAAAGACGAAGAGATCGCCGCCAGACTTCGCCATCTAGGCGTGCTCATTGCGAGGAGGACGGTGGCTAAATATCGGGCTGAATTGAACATTCCCTCCGCCAGCCAGCGCAAACGGTTTTTTTGA
- the raiA gene encoding ribosome-associated translation inhibitor RaiA, with protein sequence MKLRITGRHMDITPALRSYVETRFGRLDRYGLKVGSLKVVLGVEKLQHKGEVIGAVSGKRVQAKISTPEMYATIDALVDRVDAQFRKWKERLVSHKPAKPKRA encoded by the coding sequence ATGAAGTTGAGAATTACAGGCCGCCACATGGACATCACGCCGGCGCTCAGAAGCTATGTGGAAACTCGATTCGGTCGATTGGATCGCTATGGGTTAAAGGTGGGATCACTCAAAGTTGTACTGGGAGTTGAAAAGCTTCAGCATAAGGGAGAGGTGATCGGTGCGGTCAGCGGCAAGCGAGTGCAAGCCAAGATATCGACTCCGGAGATGTATGCCACCATCGATGCGCTCGTCGACCGTGTGGATGCGCAGTTCCGAAAGTGGAAGGAGCGCCTCGTCAGTCATAAGCCAGCCAAGCCGAAGAGGGCGTGA
- the rapZ gene encoding RNase adapter RapZ, which yields MARLNLVIISGLSGSGKSYALKAFEDAGYFCIDNLPPALLPTFVDLCHQQHGEIANVALGIDIRERVFFSDFVGILERVKALGHAIQLLFFEAREEVLIRRFSESRRPHPLLPNLPVLDGIRYEKERMAELRRRADRIIDTSDLTVHELGELLAREFQRESSDRRLIISLLSFGYKFGVPYDIDLLFDVRFLKNPFFVPDLKPLSGDDPRIRHFVLTDPDATAFLEHVEQLLKFLLPLFQRERRSYLTIAIGCTGGRHRSVAIARSLSEHLASLGYEVGLKHRDIDKT from the coding sequence ATGGCTCGGCTCAATTTAGTCATCATCAGCGGGTTGTCGGGATCCGGAAAATCCTATGCCCTCAAAGCATTTGAGGATGCCGGGTATTTCTGTATCGACAATCTTCCTCCCGCTCTGCTTCCAACCTTTGTCGATCTTTGTCATCAGCAGCATGGCGAAATTGCAAATGTCGCTCTTGGTATCGATATACGGGAACGTGTGTTTTTTTCGGATTTTGTCGGAATCCTGGAACGAGTCAAAGCGCTTGGCCATGCCATTCAATTGCTCTTCTTCGAGGCTCGTGAGGAGGTATTGATCAGACGTTTCTCCGAATCCCGGCGGCCCCATCCCCTCTTGCCAAATCTTCCAGTCCTGGATGGTATTCGATATGAAAAAGAGCGCATGGCCGAACTTCGACGGCGGGCTGATCGTATCATCGATACCTCCGATCTGACGGTGCATGAGCTCGGTGAACTGCTTGCCAGGGAGTTCCAGAGGGAATCATCCGACAGGCGGCTCATCATCTCACTCCTGAGTTTTGGGTACAAATTCGGTGTGCCATACGACATTGATCTGTTATTCGATGTGCGCTTTCTGAAAAACCCATTTTTTGTGCCCGATCTCAAGCCACTTTCCGGAGATGATCCACGGATCCGTCACTTTGTGCTGACGGATCCGGATGCCACTGCCTTCCTAGAACATGTCGAACAGTTACTGAAGTTCCTTCTGCCGCTATTTCAGCGAGAGCGGCGTAGTTATCTCACGATCGCAATCGGGTGCACCGGTGGACGGCATCGCTCCGTGGCGATTGCCAGGAGTCTCAGCGAACACCTCGCCTCCTTGGGGTATGAGGTGGGGCTCAAGCACCGAGATATTGATAAAACATAG
- a CDS encoding MerR family transcriptional regulator: protein MGVNTEVKRLTQYSKQTGFKAYEICDLFDISKATLFRWEREGVITQPARDWRNWRLYTRKNVDEIEKVIRARKTVV from the coding sequence ATGGGTGTAAATACGGAAGTGAAACGACTTACGCAGTACTCAAAACAGACAGGCTTCAAAGCATATGAGATATGCGACTTATTCGATATTTCGAAGGCCACGCTCTTTCGCTGGGAACGAGAGGGAGTTATCACTCAGCCGGCTCGTGATTGGAGAAATTGGCGGCTGTATACGCGAAAGAATGTGGATGAAATTGAGAAAGTTATTCGTGCCAGGAAAACCGTCGTGTAG
- the pilM gene encoding type IV pilus assembly protein PilM has product MLTSFKKLVETDIIAMLTPRRQLVGLDIGSSAIKVAQLKESKGRYFLQKFGVKPLEPEVIVDGTVMDEGRVVSAIQELFDEANVKNKHVAISISGHAVIVKKISLPPMPDDELEGQVKLAAEQYIPFDINEVNIDFHVLPSDASGDGQGDMAVILVAAKKDKINELTELVKSAGLIPMVMDVDAFAIENMHAINYPMAQEETTALVNLGASVMNVNIIRAGSSLFTRDIALGGNRYTEAIQREIGLSFEEAEESKKNDRGSDAGGPSLNNVIDSVNAEVASEIARTVDYFKTSTADSELNRVLVCGGVARAKGLIQQLGDRMQLPVELADPFGEIDVSGCGVDPDLLAELAPSAAVGIGLALRAVGDR; this is encoded by the coding sequence ATGCTGACTTCGTTTAAAAAGCTCGTAGAAACCGACATCATTGCGATGCTGACTCCTCGCCGGCAATTGGTGGGGCTTGATATCGGATCGAGTGCGATCAAGGTTGCCCAGCTTAAAGAAAGTAAGGGACGGTACTTTCTTCAAAAGTTCGGCGTGAAGCCGCTTGAGCCGGAGGTGATAGTCGACGGGACCGTTATGGACGAAGGTCGTGTGGTCTCGGCTATTCAGGAATTATTCGATGAAGCCAACGTCAAGAACAAGCATGTCGCGATCTCGATCTCAGGGCATGCCGTCATTGTGAAGAAGATCAGCTTGCCGCCGATGCCGGATGACGAGTTGGAAGGACAGGTAAAATTGGCGGCTGAACAGTATATCCCCTTCGACATCAACGAGGTGAACATCGACTTTCATGTTCTGCCATCGGATGCGTCTGGTGACGGACAAGGGGATATGGCGGTGATTCTTGTTGCTGCAAAGAAGGACAAAATCAATGAACTGACCGAACTGGTCAAGTCCGCCGGACTGATTCCAATGGTCATGGATGTCGACGCCTTCGCAATTGAAAATATGCACGCGATTAATTATCCGATGGCACAGGAAGAAACGACGGCTCTGGTGAATCTTGGCGCGAGCGTGATGAATGTGAATATCATCCGCGCGGGGTCTTCCTTGTTTACTCGAGATATCGCATTGGGAGGGAACCGGTACACCGAGGCTATACAGCGGGAGATCGGACTGTCGTTTGAAGAAGCCGAAGAGAGTAAGAAAAACGACCGAGGGAGTGATGCGGGCGGGCCGTCGCTCAACAATGTCATAGACAGTGTGAATGCAGAGGTCGCGTCGGAGATCGCCCGGACGGTGGATTATTTCAAGACATCGACCGCCGACTCAGAGCTCAATCGTGTTCTGGTCTGTGGCGGCGTAGCGAGGGCCAAGGGATTGATTCAGCAGCTCGGTGATCGCATGCAACTTCCGGTGGAATTGGCTGATCCATTCGGCGAGATTGATGTTTCGGGGTGTGGCGTCGACCCTGACCTACTGGCTGAGCTGGCTCCATCTGCAGCCGTCGGCATCGGTCTGGCTTTGAGAGCGGTGGGTGACAGATGA
- a CDS encoding PilN domain-containing protein: MIRINLLPGGPKGRSAKPQYDVRAQVLLGVGVILVTLAGCWWYSASLDSELEARQEDKRDKEKQVAQLKEQVKQVHDFEQRKKLLEDKNRIIDQLEQSRMGPVKVLDHVSQSVEPLKVWLTKLGVSSDAVELEGKALTNDDVVEFVNNLRRTDYFTGINLQESKAAVENKINLYQFRLAFRLKG, from the coding sequence ATGATTCGCATTAACCTCCTTCCCGGCGGGCCCAAGGGAAGATCAGCAAAGCCCCAATACGACGTCCGTGCGCAGGTGCTGCTCGGTGTCGGGGTGATCCTGGTCACGCTAGCCGGCTGTTGGTGGTATTCAGCGTCCTTGGATAGCGAACTGGAAGCTCGGCAAGAGGACAAACGGGACAAGGAAAAGCAAGTTGCTCAGCTGAAAGAGCAGGTCAAGCAAGTCCACGATTTCGAGCAAAGGAAAAAGCTGCTTGAAGACAAGAACCGGATCATAGATCAGCTTGAGCAATCAAGAATGGGACCGGTGAAAGTTCTCGATCATGTGAGTCAGAGCGTAGAGCCGCTCAAAGTATGGCTCACAAAGTTAGGCGTGTCTTCCGATGCGGTCGAATTAGAGGGGAAAGCGTTGACAAACGATGATGTGGTCGAATTCGTCAACAATTTGCGCCGCACGGATTACTTTACCGGTATCAACCTTCAGGAAAGTAAAGCTGCGGTCGAGAACAAGATCAATCTGTACCAGTTTCGGTTGGCCTTTCGTCTGAAAGGGTAG